The nucleotide sequence acagccacagtatttacatggctgtccagttaagtttctgggcaATTGTGACCTCGAGGATATTGATGGCAGAGGACTTAGCAGTGATGATGTCCTTGAATATTAAGGATGGCTGGTTAGAAGACGGTCTTTGGCATTTTTATGGAACAAGTGTtatctgccatttatcagcccatacctgaagGTTCTCCAGGTCTTGCTACGTGTAGGCATGAATTGCTTCAGTTGGTCAGGAGCTGCAAAAGGAATCAAACATTATGCAATCCTCAGTGAAAATCCCCATTTCTGAACTTtcgaaggaaggaaggaaggtcaaAGATGAAGCAGCTGCAAACAGCTGGGTCTAGTGACTATCTTGAGGAGCCCCTGCAGCGTTTCCTGGAACTAGGATGATGATTTCCAATCATCAATAACCACCTTCCTCCATGCGAGGTATGAATCCAAACGCTGGAGTTCTTTCCCTTTGTTGTTCATTGATTTCTCTTTTTGTACCGCACCTTGATGGCACACTGGGCCAAACACCATCTTGATGTCAAagacagtcactctcatctcacctctggaattcatctctttggtCCACGTTTGGTCAAgggtgtgatgaggtctggagctcagTGAATCTGGTGAAGTTCACTACGAGGAAGTTATTGGTGAGTACCACATGACAATACCATTGATGACATCTAattgttacaagccaggttgctacttggtgaaggtccctttaaggcacctggacagtagtgtaatagtgtgtgtgtggtgttatctgatgactgcaagactatatctggagcgtactggctgttaGATAGAGAGacggagcgagagagagagcaagcaagacggagcgagagagagagagagagagacggagcgagagagagacggagcgagagagcgagagacactgactgccagtctctgtatctatggatgaagaacaatggctgtcactatacaatccatgtatggatttttggagcaatctctGGAGTCCACTtcgtcattaacctgtactggaaagcagttatatctgtgggcagccacgaatcgagtgccctcagtgtggcagacacttcagaacaaagcaatggagatcatcggtgattaAGGTGTCGTATGGTTTCCATTGTGGaaatgtggatttcgtaaattctctctacaatctactgtggttttcaaaagcctctgCTCaccgttctaccttatgacttactgaactgaactttgagaattattcctggacttggtgtttgggaatttgccacacacacacttcaagtttattttttggggtcaatgtttgatatccaacatttttatttctcttattattacaggtagttattaataaatagattctaacacttatacatggctctttgtgtttctattgttgctggtatgtaacagaattctgatgaaaggtcattgacctgaagcattgacatcatttctctcttctgtctgacctgctgagtatttccagtatgtttttatttcaagtgggATGTTGGGTGTAGAAATAAGGATCATTGCTTATGTGATGAGGCATAATATTTCATCCTAGTACAAACCTTGTTTGGAAACCAGTTTTAGTCTTTTCACATGTTGGTTATATTGTGGCTTTGAAAAAGGTGCAGAGGTGAACCCCTAGATCAAATTCCAGTGTAAAGCGTCTTAGCTAACAAGGTAGACAGAAAGAACTAAGAATCTCCACTTTAGTGAAGCATATACCTGAAAGGAAAGTGTGCATTCTTCTGACATTGTTTATGTCCTTCACAAATTGCTCCAAAGTAATTTACagcaattaaataattttgaaatgtagccattgttgtaatgcaggaaatgtatcagccaatttgcacatattGAGCTCCTGCAaagagcaatatgataatgaataGATGATTTGCTTTTGAAATATTGAGTAATGGAATTCTGTGTGCACATCTAGATTGTTAATGCTCCTTCTATTCTTAAAAATTTATGCACCTTAATCAAATTTCCTTTTACCTACCTCCGTCTCAAAAACTGTTTAGTCTTCCCTTTCAAAGCCAACTTTCCCCAGCCCTACCAACATCCTCCCTGAAGTGCACTGACCAGAACTGTAGCAAAGAATAATGATCAGCTATAATGGTtctagggatgagggatttcagctacagGGTTAAACAGTAGAagagctgggtttgttttccttggaggaaaGAAGGCTGAAAAGAGATTTGGTACAGGTGTAAAAGCTCATGACTGGCTTAAACAGGATGATCAGAAAGAAGAGTTCCCAATAGCCAATGATTCGGTGACCAGggatacagatttaaaattttgggcaaaagtTGCAAGGGGGAATGTGAGATAATTTTGATTTGCTTAAaatagttggtgtctggaattcactgcctggagGGGTGGTGGAAAGAATCGATTGGTGCACTTCAGATGGGAAACAGACAGGCATCTTTAGGATAATAATTTAcagaataatggggaaaaagctgAGAAACTGGACTGATGGGACTACTCCATTGGGATCCAGAATGGATTTGAtgagcagaatggcctcctttggtaCCACAATGATTCTATGCCTGAGCAGCCTCTCTGAATCAATTCAGTTCTATTCTCCTACAATTTCCCCATACCCTACTTAACGTCAAATATTTACTCACTTTGAAAATCTTTTAAGGATTCTACACccattgttgtttttatttgggCATTTCATGTCCTAAAGCACTCCATATAAAATAATTCTCATAACTTCCCCCTTTCTTTGGAAAGACCCTGTCCTATGATTAGTGATCTGCTGACCAGTGGAAATCATTTTCCCATTGACATTATTAAAATCCActataattttaaatgcttttacaACTCTTTCTAAccttaattctgaaataaagatcCCAAGTTTCTGGTGCCTCTTCTTTTTTTCAAGTATTCCACTGATGAAAATATTTTAGTGAATCTCTTCCACATTCTCTTCAGTGTCTTGACATTCTTCATGTTGTAGGATGCCAAAGCCGGACATGTTATTCTAACTGTAATTCTCTTTTGGTTCAGGTTTCTAGTTATTACTGAAGAAGGCTTtagcaatttctttctttctttaaagaTGCATACATAGCAAACATTGCAAACACATCCACATGCAAACATTTCTTCCTGCTCCTGAAGTAACACCATGAGCCAAACAAAGTTTGTTGCCCTTTTCCACAATACCCAAACCAGAAGGATAGCCTGGTTTCAATCGGAAACAGCAATACTCAATCTAATTGTTTTTGCTTTTGGTTGAGCCAAGTCCTATCCTGGGAAATTAAGCAAATAATAAAACAATGAGTTTGACACTGCCATGTCAGCCAATGAGTTTGAGGAAGGTCAATCATATAGCAGTCCATTTACCCAGTAAACAACAGTGCTTAAATAGAGTATCCATTCTTATAGCCAAAACTACAGCAGAACCTCCTGTAAAAGAAAGGATCATTTCTCCAGAAGAATGCTATGAGGATAGCTTAATAGTGCAAATTGTGTGCGTAAAATGACTGTTACTTAGAACAGTTTTGTCTCTGGACAAGATAACTGATGCATGCTGTATTCTACAGAGTTTTAATATAAAGTAGTACTGTAGAAGCAGTTGGTTTTTAGTGACTGAATGAAAGTATCATTTCTGTGAGAGATGTGAATATATTATTTTGCTCATCTTAACAATGTTTTTTGTAACCCCTCTGGCTCTGTCCATTCATAATATGATTTATTCTTTTGAGCAATTAGTTTATAATTTGTACTAAACTGAAAATGCAGCAAGAAAATCAAGGTTGAAACTTGAAAGAAAGGTTTATTATATAGAACTTAAATAGTGTCAGAGCTAATACTCCATGAACTTCAGAAGTTTCTCTAAATGGCAGCCCAGTCCATTTAGTTTGTTTGACCATTATGTGTTCAACTCAGTTTAATCTTTATGTCCAATCCTGTATAATCTTTTACTCTTCCATTTTAGAAACAAATTTTTCCTCCCGGTCTCATACCAATTCCTTTATTGAACTAGGTCCTGGTGGTTTGATGAAGCAGGCAAATACTAGTCTTGTTGTCTTTCTTCCCCCTCTCTTGGGCCCCAATTAGCCTTGACTAAGAGACTCTGCCAAAGgcagaaataaaattaagaatTCAATAATAGATAATTAGAAACACAAACTTACTGTCTAGCTGAATATTACACTGTACATCGATGAATTGTGTACTATATTGACAAAGCCCTGGGAAGACGtaatacatttaaaatgattGGATCAGCGCTTTCAACATATATATTTAGGAGAATGGGGAAAAAAGAACAAGGAACACACAATGCTGGTGAAAAAAGCAAACAGGATAGAGATCCGTAGTGACTACATTTTTCTCTGTTGAGGCTTACTTACTATTCTTTCCAGATTATTAGCATAAGTCATAATGCACAAGCCTTATTTGAATACTAGTCATATTGATTTTTCATTATGGGAGATTATCACCAAATTAATACAACATATATAGCACCTCACACCTAGAGAGCTTGAAATATTTGTCCAACATTATTTAATACATTTGTAGGTGAATTGGAAGGAGATGAAAAAGATCACTTTGTCCTGTAAATCAATCAATCTGAGCAGAGCAGATTTGAAAAGAATTAGATTTTCGTTACTGAATATATCCAGTCTAGGAAATTGGACACTTTTGTGTAAACACCAAATTTATGGTACTGGCCACATCCTTCTCCCCAGCTGACCAGTCCCAACAGAAACCACGTGCCATTCTTTACAATGACCATAGGTCCACCACTATCACCTTTACAAGCATCCTTACGGAAACTCGGGTCTCCTGCGCAGATCATGTTGCCTGTAATTTTGTCTCCTAGTCTTTCCTTGCACAGCTCATGTGAAACCAAGTTAATATCGATGAATAATAGAGTAGAAGGGCGGATTCTGTCATCATTTTCATCCATTGCTCCCCAACCTGTTACCACCACTTTGTTTCCTGGAATGAGTAATCTTTCCTCTGCCATCATTTGGATGGGCAAGCATACTGGTAGGATGTAATCACTGAAGATAGCAGCTTCAGCTAATCGAAGGAGAGCAATGTCACTATCCAGTCTGGAGCGGGTGAAGTTGGGATGGATGACCACTTCACTTATGATAATAGTATCCTCAGTTTTTTCATTGACTGTTCTGTTATGTTCACCTGAAACATAGACAGGCATAATGTCATTTGAACAGTCAGTATCACTTAGAGTCAGGCTGCCTCCTCCACAAGCTGTTAATGGAAATGAACACAACAACTCTGCTGAAGGCTGATTTCCCCCACTGGTCCCCACAATGAAGCAATCCTTTGAGAAGAGGAGTTTGCTTCTACTTCACCTAACTTGGTTGCATTCGTTATCTGAAACCCATCAGTAGGGCCTTGCACTGGGAGTTAAGAGCAATAGACTGATATTTCTAAGGCACAAGGATTCTCTGTCACGATCCTTTGGCCTGATGTTGTGTCTCTTACTTCTTTTGGCTAGCATTAAGGTCCCCACAGACAATGTGACCCGCAGAGAGTCTCACTGCAATGCCATTGAGAGGTTTTATGGACTGTCCCTTCCTTCTTGTATCCACACATGAATTTTGAAGGGAGTAAAGTGGGTGAAGAGAAAACCCAATATCATCTCTTTACCATTTGTATGCTTGACCCACATTCTGTGACATTAGTCCAGGAATATCCAAGAAAAATTTGTTGGGTGGAGACCTGATGCAATGGGTCTGCACTCCCATTTCCTCTCAGGTGTGCCCCGAAATAAGGTATTCCCTGGAGAAGAGTCAGGGAAAGTTAATGGAACACTCACCAGCAAAGATTAGAAAGTATGGCTTACAAGTGCACTTTGCCAGTGAGAGATACATGCCTCTGGAAACTAAAATTTTGAATTCTATTTAGTGAGACAATAACGATTTGAATTTATATTGTGTCTTTAATGAAGAAGAATGTCCCATGGTGTTTCATTTTAGATAACATTATGGTTTCAATAGTGGCCTTAAAGGTGATGAGGGAGTTGAAGACGTAGTTGAGTGAGCAAATTTCAACAGCTAAAAGCATGGTCACAAATAGAAGTTAAGGCAACACAGTGTGGTATTGATGGGTTAGAGCTagctattacagcagcagcataCATGCAAAACTGATTTTTGTCTTTGGATGACCTTGCCAACAGAAAACATGTTGATGAGGAACAGAAGCCAAATAAGGCACATCAGGGCAGCAAAGAGGTATTTGACACAATTCCATGTAGAAACTGGAAATTGTGAGCTTTACTCAGTGAGAAGCACATTACACATTATGTATCAGGCACCTGGAGTAGCTATGAGCTATAGCAAGCATGACTGAGTTTCCCATACCAAGTCTGACTTTAAATCGCCCTCCTTCGTCAACGCAATGAGCAGCAGTCAAGATCCAAAATCGATGAATTAGAACTCCTCCACATTTGAACTGCCCCCTTGTATTCATAAGAAGGACCTGTCAGCAAAAGACAGAGAGGCCTCATAAACATTAAATACCACTCCAAAAACAAGAGGCATTTACAAGCTTCAAAAAATGAAACCTCCACTCACAGACCTATAAAATCACTTCATTCCAAGCCCATAAGAGTAGCTCAAACTGCAGGGTCCATTAAAAACAGGATGCCTCAAGGTTGAGTCTACTTTTAAAACATCTTAAGGATTTACCACTTGCTGTTCTCAATGATATAAAGAATGAGGCTTATATCTAAGATTAATTTTGCTCCGATAACAACTGATTGTAGATCGGAGAGGGGAGATAAGAAGGCTAATTTTGCCCATCTGCATGTATTTCCAGAGAAAGatatgatagagaaatagagtcctacagcaaagaaacagtgcCTTCAGCCAATCACGTCCATGTTGACTATCAAGTACCTggctatagtaatcccatttactaacacttctatgccttagtgattcaagtgcttgtccagatactttttaaatgtgccatcttttcaggcagtgcattccagattgcaaccagcctctgggtgaaacaattttctttaaatcccctctaaccctcttactgttcacctcaaacctatgccctctggttttaggtgTCTCCATTACGAGAAAAGGTTTCTCACTCTCCATCCTACCTATggcactcataattttgtattactctgtcaggtcccccctcagcctcctctgctccaagaaaaacaaatccagcctaaccagtctctcctcattgctgTAACGTtccttcccaggcaacatcctggtcgatttctgctgcaccctctccggtgcaTTTACAgtaaatccttcctatagttcgGCAACTGGAAATGCATGTGGTACTCCAGctgcggtctaaccaaagtttaataaaGTAGTACCATGTCCTCCATGCATTTAAATTCTATGCTTCAGTTAATGACAGCCAGCATCCCATATCCCTTCTTTAATACCTCCCTGTGCTGCTACTTTAAGCAATCTATGGACTgcacatcaaggtccctctgttctcctaCACTCCGTAGAGCCATACAATTCATAgtgcatgtcctacccttattagtccatCCAacatgcatcatctcacacttatcaggattaaattctatctgctattaCTCTGttcaatttaccagctgatcaatattgttctgtaacctAAGAC is from Pristis pectinata isolate sPriPec2 chromosome 6, sPriPec2.1.pri, whole genome shotgun sequence and encodes:
- the LOC127571427 gene encoding vitamin K-dependent protein C-like, whose product is MVKACCCLTFLVVACLVVSSYSVFLPEKKATEVLRIRKRANSFFEEFKTGDIERECHEESCDFEEVKEIFPTTDAALIFWNKHADGDQCENHPCANNATCQDLIGGYYCHCPEGLDGQQCQYALMATNCSDNYGHCAHFCKEIPERNRRECLCVNGYKLSENGYSCIPEEEYGCGYLRTVNKQPQPRVMGGLPQDPRVIGGKEMKKGSSPWQVLLMNTRGQFKCGGVLIHRFWILTAAHCVDEGGRFKVRLGEHNRTVNEKTEDTIIISEVVIHPNFTRSRLDSDIALLRLAEAAIFSDYILPVCLPIQMMAEERLLIPGNKVVVTGWGAMDENDDRIRPSTLLFIDINLVSHELCKERLGDKITGNMICAGDPSFRKDACKGDSGGPMVIVKNGTWFLLGLVSWGEGCGQYHKFGVYTKVSNFLDWIYSVTKI